The DNA segment TAATTGTTGCCATATTGAAACCACCGCAAAGTCCTTTGTCAGCAGTTACAAAAACTAAATCAACAGTTTTTGGATTTTCAACTGGGATAAACGCTTTATTTTGGTTACCACCATCTTGAACTTTGCTAACTCTGTTTGCTATCTCAGAAAGAACTTCATTTATCTTTTTAGCATAACTTCTAGATTGATCAGACAATTGTCTAGTTCTAGTAAGTTTTGCAGAAGATACAAGCTTCATTGCTTTTGTAGTCTTCTGAGTGTTTTTAACACTTCCAATTTTTAATTTAATCTCTTTTAAGTTAGCCATTTGCTAATCCTTATTTTGCATTAAAAACAGTTTTGAACTCTTCTAACGCAGCTTTTAATGCTGATTCTGTTTCATCTTCTAATTTTTTCTTAGCTTTGATATCATCTAAGATATTAGTATATTTTTGTGCAATGAAAGAGTGTAATTCTTCTTCATATTTAACAACATCTTTAACAGCTATATTATTTAAATAACCTTTTGTACCTGCATAAATAATAATAATTTGTTTTTCAATAACTAATGGTTTGTTAACACCTTGTTTAAGTACTTCAACCATTCTTTGACCTAATTCTAGCTCTCTTCTTGTAGCTTCATCAAGGTCAGATGCAAATTGTGCAAATGCTTCAAGCTCTCTATATTGTGCTAAAGAAAGTTTCAATGTACCAGCAACTTGTTTTGTAGCTTTAATTTGTGCAGCACCACCAACCCTTGATACTGATAAACCAACGTTAATAGCTGGTCTAATACCAGAGTTAAATAGGTTTGTTTCAAGGAAAATTTGTCCATCTGTAATAGAGATAACGTTTGTTGGAATATATGCAGCAACATCTCCAGCTTGTGTCTCAATAATAGGTAATGCAGTTAAAGAACCAGCACCTAAAGCATCAGACATTTTAGCAGCTCTCTCTAATAGTCTTGAGTGTAGATAGAATACATCCCCTGGGAACGCCTCTCTACCTGGAGGTCTTCTTAATAATAAAGACATTTCTCTATAAGCAACTGCGTGTTTTGATAAATCATCATAAATAATTAATGCATGTTTAGCATTATCTCTAAAATATTCACCAATTGTAACACCAGTATATGGAGCTAAGAATTGTAATGCAGAAGACTCAGAAGCACCAGCATTTACAACAATTGTATAATCCATTGCTCCACCCTCTTCTAATGTTCTAACAACAGAAGCAACAGAAGATGATTTTTGACCAATTGCAACATAAATACAAATAACATCTTCACCTTTTTGGTTAAGAATTGTATCAATAGCAACTGTAGTTTTACCAGTTTGTCTATCTCCAATGATAAGCTCTCTTTGTCCACGTCCTATTGGAACAAGTGCATCAATTGCTTTAATACCAGTTTGTAAAGGTTCATGTACAGATTTTCTAGACATAATACCAGGAGCTTTTTCTTCAACAAATCTAGTTTCAGAAGACTCAATAGCACCTTTTCCATCAATTGGATCACCAAGAGCATTTACAACTCTTCCTACCATTGCATCACCAACTGGAACTTCAAGAAGTTTTCCTAATCTTTTACAAGAAGAACCTTCTCTTAGACCATTTCCTGATCCAAGTACAACAATACCAACTGAAGACTCTTCTAAGTTTGAAGCAAGACCTCTCTCACCATTTTCAAACTCAACAAGCTCACCAGCCATTACATTTTTAAGACCATAAACCTGGGCAATACCATCTGCAAAAGAGATGATTTTACCAGTTTCATTTATATCTACATTTAATTCAAAGTTATCAATTCTTTCTTTAATGATAGAACTGATTTCATCTGCTTGAATTTTTGCACCCATTCAATTTCTCCTTTTTAAGTTCTAAACTGCTTTTAAAATATGATCAATCATTTGTGATTTAAGTCTCTCTTTAGAGAAGGCAATCTCAACTCCAAGAGAATCAATATCAACTTTGATACCATCATAATCACAAATGTTTTGTGATAGTGTTAATTTAACATTAAATCTTTCACTGAATTTTTTCTCAATTGAAGAGATATAATCAGCTGCTAACTCTTTGTTAGTATAAACCACACCAGTATATGTGTTATTCATTTTAGCGATTTTAGATTCCAACTCATCTACAATTGCAGGAATCAATCCTAATCTTTTATTAGTACCTAATAGTTTAATAAAATTTTTCAAATCATCACTACTATTTTCTAAAAATGAAATAACCAACTCTACTTTATCACTGTTTTTTACTTCTGAAGAAGTAAGTATTAAAGTAAACTTCTCATCATTAAATGCTTTTGAGATAGTTTTTAAATCATTATAAATAGCAGTTGAAGATTTTACATCTCTACCATCTAATAATGCTTTTACGTATCTTTTTGCTATTAAATCATTCATTATGCTACCTTCTTAAGTACAATATTTGCCAACTCATCTTGAGTTAAAGAAACATTGCCTGAACTTAATAGCTCATCAAGTACTTCTGAAACAATTTGTCTCTTAGTTTTTGATGTCTCAACTTTGATTCTTTCATCAAAGCTTTTTTCTAAGTTTGAGATCTCAGCATCAACAGCTTCTGAAACTCTTTTTTTAATAGACTCTATATCAGCTTTTGCACCATCAACTATCTCTGCAGCTAAAGTTTTAGCTTCTTCAAGTTTTTTATTTGCTTCTTCAATTTTTTCTTGAGAAGCTTTTAATGTATCTTGAACTTTATCTAGTTCAGCTTGAATTGATGCAGTTCTGTTTGCAAAAAATGCTTTAATTTTATCAGCAAGTACATACCATAAAATACCAGCAAAGATAACAAAGTTAACGGTTCTTTGAACAATATCTGTTTCCGCACCTTCACTATTAGCAAGTAATGCCATAGGAGCTAAAGCGACCAACCCAATTAATAGTAATTTTTTCAATTCATTCTCCTATTATATTGAGCTAATTTTAGCTTTTAGGCTCTCATTAAATTGAGGCATCGCAGCTAATAATGATTCTTTTAAAGCTTTTGCTTCTTCTTCTAATTCTTTAGAAAAAGTAACAGTTTTAGCTTCCATTTCTTCTTTAGCACTTGCAAGCTTTGAATCAGCTATAACTTTTGCTTCAGTATATGCTTGATCTCTAATTGCAGCTGCCTCTTTTTTAGCTTCAGCAAGTATATGATTTGCTTCTTCTAAAATCCCATCTACGTTTGCAGAGTTTGATCGAGCGTCTTCTAAATCTTTTTTAATAGAAGTAGCTCTATCATCCATATGCTTAAGTAATGGAACAAATAGACAACTGTTTAGCCTAGCAACAACTAAAAGAAAAATGATTGCTGATGCAAGCAACAACACAGGACTTATGTCTAACATTCATTCCTCCATATTTTTTACAGTTTAGTTTGACTAAAACTGACTATATATTATCTAAAAGAATTATAAAAGCTGATTAAAATGTTTATTTTCGAATAAGAATTTTAAAAAGTGTTACTAAAGTAGTTGGAAATTTTCTCAATATCCTCTTGAGACCTAATTTCGATCTTAAAATAGTTCTTTTCGGCTTTAACTTTTAAGTCATTGCCTTTTAAGTTTTCAATAGCATTTTGAAGTGGTTTAAAATCATAAGTTATTTTTTTGAGATTCTTCTCTTTTTTATCTGATTTCTCTTCACCATTTTTTAGTTCTCTAACTAAATTTTCAGTCTCTCTAACTGAAAGTTTTTGTCCATAAA comes from the Halarcobacter ebronensis genome and includes:
- a CDS encoding F0F1 ATP synthase subunit delta, translating into MNDLIAKRYVKALLDGRDVKSSTAIYNDLKTISKAFNDEKFTLILTSSEVKNSDKVELVISFLENSSDDLKNFIKLLGTNKRLGLIPAIVDELESKIAKMNNTYTGVVYTNKELAADYISSIEKKFSERFNVKLTLSQNICDYDGIKVDIDSLGVEIAFSKERLKSQMIDHILKAV
- the atpA gene encoding F0F1 ATP synthase subunit alpha, with translation MGAKIQADEISSIIKERIDNFELNVDINETGKIISFADGIAQVYGLKNVMAGELVEFENGERGLASNLEESSVGIVVLGSGNGLREGSSCKRLGKLLEVPVGDAMVGRVVNALGDPIDGKGAIESSETRFVEEKAPGIMSRKSVHEPLQTGIKAIDALVPIGRGQRELIIGDRQTGKTTVAIDTILNQKGEDVICIYVAIGQKSSSVASVVRTLEEGGAMDYTIVVNAGASESSALQFLAPYTGVTIGEYFRDNAKHALIIYDDLSKHAVAYREMSLLLRRPPGREAFPGDVFYLHSRLLERAAKMSDALGAGSLTALPIIETQAGDVAAYIPTNVISITDGQIFLETNLFNSGIRPAINVGLSVSRVGGAAQIKATKQVAGTLKLSLAQYRELEAFAQFASDLDEATRRELELGQRMVEVLKQGVNKPLVIEKQIIIIYAGTKGYLNNIAVKDVVKYEEELHSFIAQKYTNILDDIKAKKKLEDETESALKAALEEFKTVFNAK
- a CDS encoding F0F1 ATP synthase subunit B gives rise to the protein MKKLLLIGLVALAPMALLANSEGAETDIVQRTVNFVIFAGILWYVLADKIKAFFANRTASIQAELDKVQDTLKASQEKIEEANKKLEEAKTLAAEIVDGAKADIESIKKRVSEAVDAEISNLEKSFDERIKVETSKTKRQIVSEVLDELLSSGNVSLTQDELANIVLKKVA
- a CDS encoding F0F1 ATP synthase subunit B' yields the protein MLDISPVLLLASAIIFLLVVARLNSCLFVPLLKHMDDRATSIKKDLEDARSNSANVDGILEEANHILAEAKKEAAAIRDQAYTEAKVIADSKLASAKEEMEAKTVTFSKELEEEAKALKESLLAAMPQFNESLKAKISSI